One Microbacter margulisiae genomic window carries:
- a CDS encoding lamin tail domain-containing protein: MKNIIAFLLLFAPCGLCAQFEDSFSDKDFSKNPIWSGSTDKFIVNDSEQLQLNAPKITSSAYLSTSSKAIDNASWQFYLKAGLLLTSANYVNFYLVSDSVNLSGSLNGYYIMIGNTDKSITLYRQQGSSRTKLIGSQANRLPISGNATEVIVKVTRDTIGNWALYSKLPKDTNFVLEGMANDITMQKSCYSGIFCKYSSTNSANYAFDDFKVTGTSFEDRVPLSVVSYRMINQTQLEIVFSKDVSLQHAQFQFAPLLNYQTSLSENHLLITFDHSIPTRESYSLTLLQIEDLAGNVMLPDTLSFGLFPISFGDVIFNELMVNPAPSVSLPEVQYIELYNRCSFPISLHNWTLTYGSKHYIINDGVISPYGYLLLCNPSNHSILTTYGDVAAMESFPSMAKSGQMLSLMNDQDSLIAFVNYSNTWYKDDFQQSGGWSLECIDPSNLSGNALNWKASENQSGGTPGKINSVLNDCPDQVQPSVLSASLFEPDTLTLTFNKPMLLSDLYKSTKYEFSDGLTADVLDVEFPQGTWVRLLVNGNMYHGSVYTVSIHNLSDVNQHVLQQALQFGLPDSCDKTDVVINEILSHPKSTGASFVELYNRSEKLIDLKDLWLNRITSTGKRDAGYPVCTNGYQLFPGKYVVLTTSKQGITSNYSCADSTAFIEMNSFPSLPNASGNVLLVNRSGMVIDSVEYNESEHDPMIQDPTGVSFERVSPDENSNLVTNWHSASSTVGYATPSYRNSQYKDVTSTSVSHHCFWFDQDFFTPDNDGSDDLLWIHYALPDVGYSATMTIYDAIGRRIRQLTNNALLGTKGSISWNGRADNGTSVNVGVYVIYIDAVQPLAGKRIQAKLPCALTAK; this comes from the coding sequence ATGAAGAACATTATTGCTTTTTTGTTGCTTTTTGCTCCATGTGGACTGTGTGCCCAGTTTGAGGATTCCTTCTCGGATAAGGACTTTTCAAAAAATCCTATTTGGTCAGGTTCAACGGATAAGTTTATTGTCAACGATTCTGAACAATTACAGCTAAATGCACCCAAAATTACTTCGTCGGCTTATTTATCAACTTCTTCGAAAGCTATTGATAATGCTTCATGGCAGTTTTACCTGAAAGCTGGATTATTATTGACAAGCGCCAATTATGTCAACTTCTATTTAGTTTCCGATAGTGTAAACTTGTCCGGATCATTGAATGGCTATTACATAATGATAGGGAATACAGATAAATCTATCACGTTGTACCGGCAGCAGGGTTCGTCAAGAACCAAACTGATCGGCAGTCAAGCCAATCGGTTGCCAATTTCAGGCAATGCCACAGAGGTTATTGTAAAGGTGACGCGTGATACAATAGGGAATTGGGCTCTTTATTCAAAATTGCCTAAGGATACAAATTTTGTTCTGGAAGGAATGGCGAATGATATAACCATGCAGAAAAGTTGCTATTCTGGCATTTTTTGTAAGTATTCATCGACTAATAGTGCAAACTATGCTTTTGATGATTTTAAAGTAACCGGAACTTCTTTCGAAGATCGAGTCCCTTTGTCTGTTGTTTCTTATCGGATGATCAACCAAACACAATTAGAGATTGTTTTTTCCAAAGATGTATCGCTTCAACATGCCCAATTTCAGTTTGCTCCTTTGCTAAATTACCAAACATCCCTTTCGGAGAATCATTTACTCATTACTTTTGATCATTCGATTCCGACTCGTGAATCATATTCGTTAACGCTATTACAAATAGAGGATTTAGCCGGAAATGTGATGTTGCCTGATACTCTGTCATTTGGTCTTTTCCCAATTTCCTTTGGAGATGTGATTTTCAATGAATTGATGGTTAATCCGGCTCCAAGCGTTAGTTTACCTGAAGTGCAATATATTGAATTGTATAATCGCTGTAGTTTTCCAATTTCACTCCATAATTGGACATTGACTTACGGATCAAAACATTATATTATTAATGATGGTGTAATTTCTCCATACGGTTATCTTTTATTGTGTAATCCTTCCAACCATTCTATTTTAACTACTTATGGTGATGTTGCTGCCATGGAAAGTTTTCCTTCTATGGCGAAATCGGGGCAAATGCTTTCTTTAATGAATGATCAAGATTCGTTAATAGCCTTTGTGAATTACTCAAATACCTGGTATAAGGACGATTTCCAACAAAGTGGAGGATGGTCGCTTGAATGTATTGATCCTTCTAATTTGAGTGGAAATGCTTTGAATTGGAAAGCTTCTGAAAATCAATCGGGAGGTACTCCAGGTAAAATCAATAGTGTTCTGAATGACTGCCCTGACCAAGTCCAACCTTCTGTTCTTTCGGCTTCATTGTTTGAACCGGACACTTTGACGCTGACTTTTAATAAACCGATGTTACTTTCAGATTTATATAAATCCACTAAGTATGAATTTTCTGATGGATTAACAGCAGATGTTTTGGATGTAGAGTTTCCTCAAGGGACTTGGGTTCGTCTATTGGTAAATGGGAATATGTATCATGGATCAGTTTATACGGTTTCTATACATAATTTGTCTGATGTCAACCAACATGTTTTGCAGCAAGCATTGCAGTTTGGTTTGCCGGATTCTTGCGACAAAACGGATGTTGTGATTAACGAGATATTATCGCATCCGAAGAGCACTGGTGCCTCTTTCGTGGAGTTGTACAATCGTTCGGAGAAGTTGATTGATTTGAAAGATCTTTGGTTGAACCGCATAACTTCAACCGGGAAACGGGATGCGGGGTATCCTGTTTGTACCAATGGTTATCAGCTATTTCCTGGAAAATATGTTGTGTTGACAACTTCAAAACAAGGAATTACCAGTAATTATTCTTGTGCTGATTCGACTGCATTTATCGAAATGAATAGTTTTCCTTCTTTACCGAATGCATCAGGGAATGTTTTGCTGGTGAATCGTTCGGGCATGGTTATTGATTCGGTGGAATATAATGAATCGGAACATGATCCTATGATTCAGGATCCGACAGGCGTTTCTTTTGAGCGTGTATCTCCAGATGAAAATAGTAATCTGGTTACTAATTGGCATTCTGCAAGTTCCACTGTGGGTTATGCAACTCCCAGCTATCGTAATTCACAATATAAAGATGTAACTTCTACCTCTGTTTCTCATCATTGCTTTTGGTTCGATCAAGACTTCTTTACGCCTGACAATGATGGATCGGATGATTTATTATGGATTCATTATGCTTTGCCAGATGTAGGTTATTCTGCTACGATGACTATATATGATGCTATTGGGAGACGTATCAGGCAATTGACCAATAATGCATTACTTGGAACCAAAGGTTCGATCTCCTGGAATGGACGTGCGGATAATGGGACATCGGTTAATGTGGGAGTATATGTGATTTATATTGATGCCGTACAACCCCTTGCAGGAAAACGTATTCAAGCAAAATTACCTTGTGCTTTGACTGCAAAATAG